The sequence below is a genomic window from Streptomyces sp. V1I1.
GCACCGGAGGGAGCGTTAATGTTGTCGACGTCGCCGCGAGGGAGACCTTCGATCAAGGCGGCACATCGCAAGGGGCTATAGCTCAGTTGGTAGAGCGCCTGCATGGCATGCAGGAGGTCAGGAGTTCAATTCTCCTTAGCTCCACAGAAGCACCAGACACAAGGAAGCGGGCCATCCGGATCGGATGGCCCGCTTCCTTGTGTGCCCCTGGGGTGTGTCCCAGGGGGCCGTCAACTGCGGCCGCTGCCAAGCGCCTTGCGGTTGCTCGACGGCAGGGCGGGGCGGGTGGTCGGCGACGGGGCAGGTCCCTGCTCGATACGGAGCGCCAGTGCAGGACACCGGCGTACGGCCCGCTGTGCGCGCCCCCGCAGATGCATCGGAACCGAGGCGTCAGCGAGTGCCGGATAGCCGTCGGGACCGAGCCGGATGAGCTCGGGGACGATGTCCGCGCAGAGCCCGTGGCCCTGGCAGAGCGTCCAGTCCACGGCCAGCTTCTCGCCGCTCGGAATCGACTCCTCGGCATCCTGGTAGCCGGGTCCGGGAAGCGGCAGCACGCCGGTCGTCTCGCGCCCGCAGCCGCCGTCGAGCACATGGGCGGCGAGGTCGTCCGTGAAGGCGGACAGGGTCGAGGCGAAGAAGCGCGCCGAGCCGTCGGGGTGCTTGCACGCGCCGCGGCCCTTGACGGCCTGCGTCACCTCGCGCAGCGCCTCCAGGGCGGCGGGGCCGCCGCCGTTCATGACGTCGGACAGGCCGCCGGCCGCGGCGGGCAGGCCCAGCTTGCAGGGGCCGCACTGGCCGGCGGTCTCGGCGGCGAGCCAGTTGGCCACCCGCAGCGCCTCGCCCAGCGGGCAGGTCTCGGGGCCGATCGGGAGGATCGCGCCCGCGCCGAGGGAGCCGCCCACGGCTGCCAGCGATTCGCGCGAGACGTTGGCCTCGTGGACTGCGACCGAGTCGATCCAGTTGCCGTGGTAGCCGCCGGTGAGCACGCCCTGGGGGAGCGGCGGGGCGCCCGCCAGTTGCAGTACGTACCGCAGCGGGACGCCTGTGGGGACCTCGACGACCATGGGGCGCGCGACCGCCCCGGAGATCGTCAGCATGACCGTGCCCGGCTCGGTGTCCAGGCCGGTGTTGCCGTAGCGGCGCGCGCCGATACGGGCGCCGATGGCGAGCTGTGCGTACGTCTCGGCGTTGGACAGCAGGGTCGGGGCGCCGCCGACGCCGGTGTCGGAAGCGCGCTCGCGGCGGCCGGGCGGCAGCGCGGGGCCGCCGTTCACGGCACGGATGACAGCGGAGGCCTCGCCGGAGACCATGCGCTCCGGCGTACGGATCACCCGCGCGCGCAGCTGCTGCCCGCGCCGGTCCGACAGGCCGCGCTCGGCCAGCGCGGCGCGCATGGAGATCTCCGTGGAGTTGCGGGTGACCGCGACCACCAGGGTGCGCGCACCGAGCGCCTCCGCGGCGAGCAGGGCGCCGTCCAGGATCAGATGGGGGGAGCGGTTGAGCAGCACGGTGTCCTTGCGGCAGGCGGGCTCGCCCTCACTGCCGTTGACCACGACGACGGGCCGCACCCCGCGTCGTATCGCGGACTTCGCTACGGCGCGCAGTTTCTGCCCGAAGGGGAAGCCTGCGCCGCCGCGGCCGCGCAGGGATATGTCGTCGGCGAGCTGGGCGAGCAGCTCGCCTGTCACGGGCTGGAGAGGGCCGTGCACCTTGAGATGCATCGGGAGGTCCAGGCGCTCGACAAGGTCGAACCCCTGCGTCAGCTGGGGAAGGCCGACGACACGAACCTCGGGGACATCAGGGAGGGGGGTGTTCACGGTCGGTCTCCTGCGGGCGTGTGCCAGGGCTCTCCGGCCGGGGGCGGAAAGAGGGGTCCGGGCATGGTCGCCGTGTCGTCGTACGTGTCGGCGGTGCCGGTGGTGTACGGGGAGGAAGGTGCTTCGTACGGGGGAGCGGGGTCGTAGGAGGCGGGAGCGGGAGGCGGCTCGTAGGCCGCCGGAGGGGGCTCGTACGCCAGAGGGGCCTCGTAGTCCGCAGGGGCCTCGTATGCGGGAGGGGGCTCGTACGCGGGAGGGGGCTCATACGCGGGAGGAGCGGGCGTTTCGAGCGGCTCGGGCCGGAAGGCCTGCGCGGGCGGCGGCGGTGACGGGGTCGGCCACAGGCCCTGCCGGGGACCCGACTCCGAGACGACGGGGATCTCCTCGGTCATCGGTATGCGCTCGGCCAGCGGGGCCGTCTGGTCGCCGGCCAGGGAGACCGCGCGGTACGCGGCGGAGATCCCGGTGCCGGGCCCGACGCCACTGCCGACGGTCGGCTCGGCCTCCGGGAGCGGCGGGACCTCGTAGAGATTGGGCGAGGGCGGCGCGAGCCGCCGGGGCTGCGAGCGCGGCCGGCCGAGGGAAGACTGGCGCTGGAAGTCCTGCTCGTACGGGCGCTGGGAGGGAATGCCGTTCATGCCGTTGAGGCCGGCCGGTCCCGTCACTCCGGCCGCGCCGGGGAGCGGGGACGTGGTCGGATCGCGCAGTAGCTGCTCGTCCGCCGCAGACCGGTCGTCGCCCGAGCCGGTCAGCGACATGATCTTGGCGGCGATTCGCCGCTGCACCGGCCGCGGCATCAACCGCAGCGACACGGCGGCGGCGACGCCTGTGAGTGCCAGGCAGTACATCGTCACGACCCAGGTCGCGGCGGGCCGGCCGGTGAACAGGCCGTGCACCAGCGCGGAGCACCAGGCCGGGTAGGCCAGCATGTGCAGCTGCCGCCAGCGGCCCGCTACCCGGATGTTGCCGGCCAGGGCGCTGCGCAGCGCGCCGGTCGTGGCGGCGATCACCATGAGGAAGCCGGCCAGCGAACCGAAGCCGATCAGGCCGGACGTACCGGTGACGCCGAGTCCGAACGGGACCAGGGCGCCGATCGCTTCCACGTGGCCCAGCGACACCTTCACGGTGGCGTGCAGCAGCAGGAAGCCGAGCGAGGCGACCGCGGTGGCCCGGTGGATGCCCTGGGCAAGGAGGCGGTGGCGCGTGGAGAGAAGCAGCCGGTCGGTGGCGATCAGGCCCCACGCCACGGAGGCGGTGAGGGACACCAGGGACAGCACCCCGGTGGTGAAGTCGAGCGCGGTGCGAAAGTTGTCGCTCCCGCCGACGGCGAGCAGGGGTAGGAGCACGAACGCCGCGACGGACAAGCCGCCTTGCACCGGGCGGCTTAGCCCGGTACTCGGCGCTGGCGACGAACGGCTCTTGCGATGAGGGTTCATGGGGCGACTCCGAATGGTGCGGGAAAGGCGGTCCCGTTGACGCATGCTAGGTCCACCCATACCGGGCAGTACGAGGTTTGAGCGTTTAGAGAGCGGAACCACAGCCAACTGACTCTGGGGTTGCCCTGGATAGGGTCGATACGCGGGGTAACCCCGGCGGCCGGAGGCATCCGGAAGCGCGATTCGGGGGGCGCGCGGAGGCGTGCGGCGGGCGCTCGGGGGGCGTGCCGAGGAGCGGCGCGCGCGTTTCGAAGCGGACGCGTGGCGGCGGCCGGGGGCGCTGGGGGTGGCTGCCCAGACCTCACAAGAGTCCTTCGGGGGCCCTTCGAGATTGGTCTCATGCACCCGGTTCCCTCGCTGCGGTACCCTGACGCCATGCGTGCCGTACGCCTTCTGCTTAGCGAGCCGCGCTGATCAGTCCCGACGGATGAAAGATCCGGTTGGAATCGGCGCGGCGTCCCCTCCTGTGCGAGGGGTTTTTTCGTTTTGGAATCCGCTGGCAGAGACGAATCGATGGAGCTTCAAGGATCATGAGCGAGACCAATCCCGCTGCTGCTGAGGTAACTGCAGCGCACCGCTACACGGCTGCCATGGCCGCCGACATCGAGGCACGCTGGCAGGACTTCTGGGACGCCGAGGGTACGTACGAGGCGCCGAACCCGTCGGGGTCCCCTCGCTCGAGCGAAGCCGAGAGTGGGGGAGGTGACCTGGCCGGGGATCCCGCACAGGTCGCCAAGCCCAAGAAGTTCGTCATGGACATGTTCCCCTACCCCTCGGGTTCGGGTCTGCACGTCGGGCACCCCCTGGGCTATATCGCCACCGACGTCTTCGCCCGCCACCAGCGCATGACCGGACACAACGTCCTGCACACCCTGGGCTTCGACGCCTTCGGCCTGCCTGCCGAGCAGCACGCCGTACAGACCGGCGAGCACCCTCGGGTCACCACCGAGGCGGCCATGAACAACATGAAGTCCCAGCTGCGCCGGCTGGGCCTGGGCCACGACAAGCGCCGGTCCTTCGCGACGATCGACCCGGACTACTACAAGTGGACCCAGTGGATCTTCCTGCAGATCTTCAACTCCTGGTACGACGAGGACGCGAAGAAGGCCCGTCCGATCGACGAGCTGGTGGCTCAGTTCGAGAGCGGCGAGCGTGCGGTGCCGGGCTCCACGCGCGCGTGGAGCGAGCTGAGCGCCTCGGAGCGCGCCAATGTGCTGGGCGAGTACCGGCTGGCGTACGCCTCCGACGCGCCCGTCAACTGGTGCCCGGGCCTGGGCACCGTACTGGCCAATGAGGAAGTCACCGCTGACGGACGCTCCGAGCGCGGCAACTTCCCCGTCTTCAAGGCCAAGCTGCGCCAGTGGAACATGCGCATCACCGCCTACGCCGACCGGCTGCTGGACGACCTGGACGCGCTGGACTGGCCCGAGGCGATCAAGCTGCAGCAGCGCAACTGGATCGGCCGCAGCGAGGGCGCACGCGTCCACTTCTCGGTCGACGGCCACGACGACGCACAGATCACGGTCTTCACCACCCGCCCCGACACGCTGTTCGGCTCCACCTACATGGTGCTGGCACCCGAACACGGCCTGATCGACTCCATCGTCCCGGCCGAGTGGCCGCAGGGCACCAAGGCGGCATGGACCGGCGGCGCCGCCACTCCGGCCGAGGCGGTCTCCGAGTACCGCAAGCAGGCCCAGACGAAGAGCGATGTCGAGCGGCAGACCGAACACAAGGACAAGACCGGTGTGTTCACCGGCGCCTACGCCCTGAACCCGGTCACCGGCGAACGGATCCCGGTCTTCGTCGCCGACTACGTACTGATGGGCTACGGCACCGGCGCCATCATGGCCGTACCCGGCCAGGACGAGCGCGACTGGGAGTTCGCCGAGGCCTTCGGCCTGCCCATCATCCGTACCGTCCAGCCGCCGGACGGCTGGGAGGGCGAGGCCTTCACCGGACAGGGCCCGGCGATCAACTCGTCGAACGACGAGATCTCGCTGGACGGCCTGGACGTCGCCGAGGCCAAGTCGAAGATCACCGAGTGGCTGACCGCCCGCGGAATCGGCGAGGGGACGGTCAACTTCCGGCTGCGCGACTGGCTGTTCAGCCGGCAGCGCTACTGGGGCGAGCCCTTCCCGATCGTCTACGACGAGGACGGCATCGCGCACGCGCTGCCCGAGTCGATGCTGCCGCTGGAACTGCCGGAGGTCGACGACTACTCGCCACGTACGTTTGACCCGGACGACGCGGACACCCAGCCCGAGACGCCTCTGTCGCGCAACGAGGACTGGGTCAATGTCGAGCTGGACCTGGGCGACGGCGTCAAGCGCTACCGCCGGGAGACCAACACCATGCCCAACTGGGCGGGTTCGTGCTGGTACGAGCTGCGCTACCTGGACCCGCACAACAGCGAGAAGCTGGTCGACCCGGAGATCGAGCAGTACTGGATGGGTCCGCGCGAGGGGCAGCCGCACGGCGGCGTCGACCTGTACGTCGGTGGTGCGGAGCACGCCGTACTGCACCTGCTGTATGCGCGGTTCTGGTCCAAGGTGCTGTTCGACCTGGGGCACATCTCCTCGGTCGAGCCGTTCCACAAGCTGTACAACCAGGGCATGATCCAGGCGTACGTCTACCGGGACAGCCGCGGCTTCCCGGTGTCGGCCGCCGATGTCGAGGAGCGGGACGGAAAGTTCTACTTCGAGGGCGAGCCCGTCAAGCGCGAGCTGGGCAAGATGGGCAAGTCCCTGAAGAACGCCGTCACTCCGGACGAGATCTGCGCCGAGTACGGCGCGGACACGCTGCGGCTGTACGAGATGGCCATGGGGCCCCTGGACGTGTCGCGGCCGTGGGACACCCGGGCTGTCGTCGGCCAGTACCGCCTGCTGCAGCGGCTGTGGCGCAATGTCGTCGACGAGGCGACCGGTGAGGTCACGGTCGTCGACACCGAGCCCGACGAGGCGACGCTGCGTGCGCTGCACAAGGCGATCGACGGCGCCGGACAGGACCTGGCGGCCCTGCGCTTCAACACCGCCATCGCCAAGATCACCGAGCTGAACAACCATCTGACGAAGGCGGGCGGCCCGCTGTCGCGCAGCGTGGCGGAGCGGCTGGTGCTGCTGATCGCCCCGCTGGCCCCGCACATCGCCGAGGAGCTGTGGCACAAGCTGGGCCACACCGGCTCGGTCGTGCACCAGGACTTCCCGGTCGCCGACCCGGCGTATGTCGTGGACGAGTCCGTGACCTGCGTCGTGCAGATCAAGGGCAAGGTCAAGGCGCGGCTGGAGGTCTCCCCGTCGATCTCGGACGAGGAGCTGGAGGCGCTGGCACTGGGTGACGCGGCGGTGGTAGCGGCGCTGGGCGGCGCCGGCATCCGCAAGGTGATCGTGCGGGCGCCGAAGCTGGTGAACATCGTCCCCGCGTAGCGCCCACGGGAGGGCAGGGGTTTCCCCTACGGGCAGGTTGGGGGTTCCGATGGAACCCTCGGCCTGCCCGTTCCGTTTACGGTGGAGGGACAACAGCCGACGCCGGAGGGGCGCTCATGGAAGCCGCGATTCTGATACTGACGCTGCTTTTCGTCGCCTTCGTGGCGTTGGGGGTGTATGTCAGCGTGAAGGTCATCGGCGCGGCCAAGCGCGGAGTGGAGCGCACGGTCACGCAGG
It includes:
- the leuS gene encoding leucine--tRNA ligase encodes the protein MSETNPAAAEVTAAHRYTAAMAADIEARWQDFWDAEGTYEAPNPSGSPRSSEAESGGGDLAGDPAQVAKPKKFVMDMFPYPSGSGLHVGHPLGYIATDVFARHQRMTGHNVLHTLGFDAFGLPAEQHAVQTGEHPRVTTEAAMNNMKSQLRRLGLGHDKRRSFATIDPDYYKWTQWIFLQIFNSWYDEDAKKARPIDELVAQFESGERAVPGSTRAWSELSASERANVLGEYRLAYASDAPVNWCPGLGTVLANEEVTADGRSERGNFPVFKAKLRQWNMRITAYADRLLDDLDALDWPEAIKLQQRNWIGRSEGARVHFSVDGHDDAQITVFTTRPDTLFGSTYMVLAPEHGLIDSIVPAEWPQGTKAAWTGGAATPAEAVSEYRKQAQTKSDVERQTEHKDKTGVFTGAYALNPVTGERIPVFVADYVLMGYGTGAIMAVPGQDERDWEFAEAFGLPIIRTVQPPDGWEGEAFTGQGPAINSSNDEISLDGLDVAEAKSKITEWLTARGIGEGTVNFRLRDWLFSRQRYWGEPFPIVYDEDGIAHALPESMLPLELPEVDDYSPRTFDPDDADTQPETPLSRNEDWVNVELDLGDGVKRYRRETNTMPNWAGSCWYELRYLDPHNSEKLVDPEIEQYWMGPREGQPHGGVDLYVGGAEHAVLHLLYARFWSKVLFDLGHISSVEPFHKLYNQGMIQAYVYRDSRGFPVSAADVEERDGKFYFEGEPVKRELGKMGKSLKNAVTPDEICAEYGADTLRLYEMAMGPLDVSRPWDTRAVVGQYRLLQRLWRNVVDEATGEVTVVDTEPDEATLRALHKAIDGAGQDLAALRFNTAIAKITELNNHLTKAGGPLSRSVAERLVLLIAPLAPHIAEELWHKLGHTGSVVHQDFPVADPAYVVDESVTCVVQIKGKVKARLEVSPSISDEELEALALGDAAVVAALGGAGIRKVIVRAPKLVNIVPA
- a CDS encoding NADH-quinone oxidoreductase subunit NuoF family protein, with amino-acid sequence MNTPLPDVPEVRVVGLPQLTQGFDLVERLDLPMHLKVHGPLQPVTGELLAQLADDISLRGRGGAGFPFGQKLRAVAKSAIRRGVRPVVVVNGSEGEPACRKDTVLLNRSPHLILDGALLAAEALGARTLVVAVTRNSTEISMRAALAERGLSDRRGQQLRARVIRTPERMVSGEASAVIRAVNGGPALPPGRRERASDTGVGGAPTLLSNAETYAQLAIGARIGARRYGNTGLDTEPGTVMLTISGAVARPMVVEVPTGVPLRYVLQLAGAPPLPQGVLTGGYHGNWIDSVAVHEANVSRESLAAVGGSLGAGAILPIGPETCPLGEALRVANWLAAETAGQCGPCKLGLPAAAGGLSDVMNGGGPAALEALREVTQAVKGRGACKHPDGSARFFASTLSAFTDDLAAHVLDGGCGRETTGVLPLPGPGYQDAEESIPSGEKLAVDWTLCQGHGLCADIVPELIRLGPDGYPALADASVPMHLRGRAQRAVRRCPALALRIEQGPAPSPTTRPALPSSNRKALGSGRS